A single region of the Maylandia zebra isolate NMK-2024a linkage group LG17, Mzebra_GT3a, whole genome shotgun sequence genome encodes:
- the socs2 gene encoding suppressor of cytokine signaling 2 gives MTCQSSESTETIESDRRADNNTAAVESDESRIAAAMKELRNTGWYWGSLTANEAKEILQDTSEGTFLLRDSSQRDYLFTISAMTSAGPTNLRIEFKHGKFKLDSVVLVKPKLKQFKSVVHLVEYYVQLSRSSDKAASASNSRVSPVPPNGTVQLLLTKPVYTSTPSLQHLCRITINQRTRQVQDLPLPNRLKDYLTEYAYNV, from the exons ATGACTTGCCAGTCCTCAGAGTCCACGGAAACCATCGAGAGTgacagacgagccgacaacaaTACCGCCGCTGTGGAATCTGACGAGAGCCGCATTGCCGCTGCCATGAAGGAGCTCAGAAACACGG GTTGGTACTGGGGCAGTCTGACGGCTAATGAAGCCAAAGAGATCCTGCAGGACACCTCCGAAGGCACCTTCCTGCTGCGGGACAGCTCTCAGAGAGATTACCTCTTCACCATCTCCGCCATGACGTCAGCAGGTCCCACCAACCTGCGGATCGAGTTCAAACACGGCAAGTTCAAGCTGGACTCGGTGGTCCTGGTGAAGCCCAAGCTGAAGCAGTTCAAGAGTGTGGTCCACCTGGTCGAGTACTACGTCCAGCTGTCCAGGAGCAGCGACAAGGCGGCGTCGGCGTCAAATTCTCGGGTCTCTCCGGTGCCGCCTAATGGCACAGTGCAGCTGCTACTCACCAAACCCGTGTACACCTCCACGCCATCCCTGCAGCACCTCTGTCGCATCACCATCAACCAAAGGACACGGCAGGTTCAGGATTTGCCGCTGCCCAACAGACTAAAGGACTACCTGACGGAATACGCCTACAATGTGTAA
- the cradd gene encoding death domain-containing protein CRADD — MSFGEMDPVHRAVLRKHRLELSGQLLVSETIVPFLYQEEILTDAQVEDIESRSTERQKTLRLLDLLPSRGPRAFQSFLRSLQDFSWVRDRLLQELQTPPEPGPKDACRLQESVLQRVPSDRELSQLALQLGAEWESVLLDLGLSAEVLFRCRSDHSLSSQAAALAGLVRWRRAEGKRATVERLLQSLQSAGIHSAVLEDVLNVSS; from the exons ATGAGCTTCGGTGAAATGGACCCGGTGCACAGAGCCGTCCTCCGAAAACACCGGCTGGAGCTGTCCGGCCAGCTTCTGGTCAGCGAAACCATCGTTCCGTTTCTGTACCAGGAGGAGATTTTAACGGACGCGCAGGTGGAGGACATCGAGTCCCGATCCACGGAGAGACAGAAGACCCTCCGGCTCCTGGACCTCCTGCCGAGCCGCGGGCCCCGGGCCTTCCAATCCTTCCTGCGGTCCCTGCAGGATTTCAGTTGGGTCCGGGACCGACTGCTGCAGGAGCTCCAGACCCCACCTGAACCCGGACCCAAAG ACGCCTGTCGGCTCCAAGAATCGGTTCTACAGCGGGTTCCCTCAGATCGAGAGTTGTCCCAGCTGGCGTTGCAGCTCGGTGCCGAGTGGGAATCGGTGCTATTGGATCTGGGTCTGTCGGCAGAGGTGTTGTTTCGATGCCGGTCCGATCACAGCCTCAGTTCTCAGGCGGCGGCGCTCGCTGGGCTGGTGCGGTGGAGGCGGGCTGAAGGGAAGCGAGCGACAGTGGAGAGGCTACTGCAGAGTCTGCAGAGCGCTGGCATCCATTCAGCGGTCCTGGAGGACGTTCTGAACGTTTCTTCGTAA